In a genomic window of Allomeiothermus silvanus DSM 9946:
- the mreD gene encoding rod shape-determining protein MreD — protein sequence MRPILLLAFTFLLQSLISGLLPGWVSPPDLPFLATLAIAARVSPYAGLVIAFAVGLLMDLSAAGYPGLNVVGYLLGTYVFYRLSRAFHWDEPLGQFAVLAGSLLTKWLGYLLMVYWLRGEPFGFLSITPVFVSEGILTLLVAPFFLRLARSSLGNPRYE from the coding sequence ATGAGACCGATTCTACTGCTGGCATTCACCTTCTTGCTGCAAAGCCTAATCTCGGGCTTGCTGCCGGGCTGGGTCTCCCCTCCCGACCTACCCTTTCTGGCCACCTTGGCCATCGCTGCCAGGGTATCGCCCTATGCTGGGCTGGTCATCGCCTTCGCGGTTGGTCTGCTGATGGATCTCTCGGCGGCGGGCTATCCCGGACTCAATGTGGTGGGCTACCTGCTGGGAACCTATGTATTTTACCGACTCTCGCGTGCTTTCCACTGGGACGAGCCACTGGGTCAGTTCGCGGTGCTGGCAGGAAGCTTGCTCACTAAATGGCTGGGTTATTTGCTGATGGTGTACTGGTTGCGGGGCGAGCCCTTTGGCTTTTTGAGCATCACCCCGGTCTTTGTGTCTGAGGGCATCCTGACCCTGCTGGTGGCCCCTTTCTTCCTGAGGTTGGCCAGGAGCAGTCTGGGAAATCCCCGTTATGAATAG
- a CDS encoding penicillin-binding transpeptidase domain-containing protein has product MNSRLLLLLLLVYTVLGLYGLRLWQLQVVEYERYSTQSRGNYVRTEPITAPRGRIFDRNGKLIADNRMAVDLVYQGGEVEFKERILALLGLSELPKPERGQEVIVKANLPEGLIPTLAELTAGQKNLRLVERLERNYPRPISGSVLGYVQLANALQVKQGYDPDELVGVSGLEGGLENTLRGTRGARLVEVNARGERIRSQVIRPPLPGKDVYLTLDYDLQKAAEKALADSLEDLHKGRKRYGLPLDQKPKGAIIAVDPRTGEVLAMATAPTFDPNLFARRPTPREEIQRLIQDPDKPLFNRAVLPYAPGSTFKLVTSSMLLEKGYATPGTIYTCTAAFTVGRFTMRNWAHRNMGPMTVKGAIANSCNTWYFQAVWNAPPGSAPLVDDIAARAKEMGIGRPTGLEIPERSGFLPTRAWKRATFDEPWYPGETLSVAIGQGPVLATPAEIARMLSTIAMSGRQPELHLVKRIGDTPISPRISQVPGTHWAELQEGLRQTVTEGTASFQLKDFPVPTAGKTGTAEIPGKRMGLSHAWYMGYGPVDPNDPRPPLLVVAFFENGGEGSGVALPAAKKVMSAFWKVNTGSPAQPSPAPIPQPTPPSAARP; this is encoded by the coding sequence ATGAATAGCCGCCTGCTGCTGCTCTTGCTTTTGGTCTACACGGTGTTGGGCCTATACGGCCTGCGGCTGTGGCAGTTACAGGTGGTGGAGTACGAGCGGTACTCTACCCAGAGCCGAGGTAACTATGTGCGCACCGAGCCCATCACCGCCCCCCGGGGGCGTATCTTCGACCGCAACGGCAAGCTCATCGCCGATAACCGTATGGCGGTGGACCTGGTCTACCAGGGCGGCGAGGTGGAGTTCAAGGAGCGCATCCTGGCCTTGCTGGGGCTTTCTGAGCTACCCAAGCCCGAACGCGGCCAGGAGGTCATTGTCAAGGCCAACCTCCCGGAGGGCCTCATCCCCACCCTGGCCGAACTCACCGCGGGGCAGAAAAACCTGAGGTTGGTGGAACGTCTCGAGCGCAACTACCCCCGTCCGATCTCGGGCTCGGTGCTGGGCTACGTGCAGCTTGCCAACGCCCTCCAGGTCAAACAAGGCTACGACCCCGACGAGCTGGTGGGGGTCTCGGGGCTCGAGGGCGGCCTGGAGAACACCCTGCGCGGTACCCGTGGAGCCCGGCTGGTGGAGGTGAACGCTCGTGGCGAACGCATCCGCAGCCAGGTAATCCGCCCGCCCCTCCCCGGCAAGGACGTCTACCTGACCCTCGACTACGATTTGCAAAAAGCCGCCGAAAAGGCCTTGGCGGACTCGCTCGAGGACCTCCATAAGGGCCGCAAACGCTACGGCCTGCCGCTCGACCAAAAGCCCAAAGGGGCCATTATCGCGGTGGATCCGCGTACCGGTGAGGTGCTGGCTATGGCCACCGCTCCCACCTTCGACCCCAATCTTTTCGCCCGCCGCCCCACTCCCCGCGAAGAAATCCAGCGGCTCATCCAAGATCCTGACAAACCCCTCTTCAACCGAGCGGTTCTGCCCTACGCACCGGGTTCGACCTTCAAGCTGGTGACCAGCAGTATGTTACTGGAAAAGGGGTACGCCACCCCTGGAACCATCTACACCTGCACCGCCGCCTTCACGGTGGGCCGCTTTACCATGCGCAACTGGGCCCACCGCAACATGGGTCCCATGACCGTCAAGGGGGCTATTGCCAACAGCTGCAACACCTGGTACTTCCAGGCGGTGTGGAACGCCCCTCCAGGCTCAGCCCCGCTGGTGGATGACATCGCCGCCCGGGCCAAGGAAATGGGAATCGGTCGGCCCACCGGGCTCGAGATCCCCGAACGTTCAGGCTTTCTGCCGACTCGAGCTTGGAAGCGCGCGACCTTCGACGAGCCCTGGTACCCCGGCGAGACTCTGAGCGTGGCTATCGGGCAGGGGCCGGTGCTGGCCACCCCGGCGGAGATTGCCCGTATGCTCTCGACGATCGCCATGTCGGGCCGCCAACCTGAGCTGCACTTGGTCAAACGCATCGGCGATACACCGATTTCTCCGCGTATCTCTCAGGTTCCCGGTACCCACTGGGCCGAACTGCAGGAGGGCCTGCGCCAGACCGTCACTGAGGGCACAGCAAGCTTCCAGCTAAAGGATTTCCCGGTACCCACTGCAGGTAAAACTGGTACCGCTGAGATCCCCGGAAAACGCATGGGGCTATCCCACGCCTGGTACATGGGTTATGGCCCGGTGGATCCCAACGATCCTCGCCCTCCCCTATTGGTAGTGGCTTTTTTCGAGAATGGCGGGGAGGGCAGCGGGGTAGCCTTACCTGCGGCAAAAAAAGTGATGAGTGCTTTCTGGAAGGTGAACACCGGGTCCCCCGCCCAGCCGAGCCCTGCGCCCATCCCCCAACCCACCCCCCCGAGCGCAGCTCGCCCTTAG
- the minC gene encoding septum site-determining protein MinC yields MRIRATLNALAVRLDGGETPEALRKALADVPNLPLEVEVSGSVGIEVLQALAEIGQERGITLRPPRGERLIPYTEVVDHTLRAGNRIESPGTVVVLGDVNAGAEVVAGGDVIVVGKLRGLAHAGATGHEEATIWAMSLEAKQIRIAQHFAQAPAGSTSRGPERARVVEGAIVLEPWGRKKP; encoded by the coding sequence ATGCGAATCCGCGCTACCCTCAACGCCTTGGCGGTACGGCTCGATGGAGGCGAAACCCCCGAGGCGCTGCGCAAAGCCCTGGCCGATGTTCCAAACCTGCCGCTCGAGGTCGAGGTCTCCGGCTCCGTAGGGATCGAAGTGCTGCAAGCCCTAGCAGAGATCGGCCAAGAGCGGGGCATCACCTTGCGCCCACCACGTGGCGAACGGCTGATTCCCTACACCGAGGTGGTGGACCACACCCTCCGGGCGGGTAACCGCATTGAAAGCCCAGGTACGGTGGTAGTGCTGGGCGACGTGAACGCTGGGGCCGAGGTGGTAGCTGGAGGAGATGTGATCGTGGTGGGAAAGCTGCGCGGATTGGCCCACGCCGGGGCCACCGGCCACGAAGAGGCCACCATCTGGGCCATGAGCCTAGAGGCAAAGCAAATTCGCATCGCCCAACACTTTGCCCAGGCCCCCGCAGGCAGCACGTCGCGCGGTCCCGAGCGGGCCCGAGTAGTCGAAGGGGCCATCGTCCTCGAGCCGTGGGGCCGCAAAAAACCTTAA
- a CDS encoding DUF420 domain-containing protein — protein sequence MGQTLGDIAATLILLSGLAVIVGVVLIRRGDRVWHPRVMLTATVLAALFLVFYLLKWGLYGTTRYVGPEEWRGAYYALLFSHTLLAALNGPLVIWLIYNALKGRFAIHKAWARWTVPIWLYVAATGWVIDLILKRYGESAGGIRF from the coding sequence GTGGGACAGACCTTGGGGGATATTGCCGCGACCCTGATCTTGCTCTCGGGGTTGGCAGTGATCGTGGGGGTGGTACTCATACGGCGCGGGGACCGGGTGTGGCACCCCCGGGTGATGCTGACGGCCACCGTGCTGGCAGCCTTGTTTTTGGTGTTTTACCTGCTCAAGTGGGGCCTCTACGGTACGACCCGCTATGTGGGGCCGGAGGAGTGGCGCGGGGCCTATTACGCGCTGCTTTTTAGCCATACCCTGTTGGCCGCCCTCAATGGCCCTTTGGTGATTTGGCTCATCTACAATGCCCTCAAGGGGCGTTTTGCCATTCACAAGGCATGGGCCCGGTGGACGGTGCCGATCTGGCTCTACGTGGCTGCGACTGGCTGGGTAATTGATCTTATCCTCAAACGCTATGGCGAAAGCGCCGGCGGTATTCGTTTCTAG
- a CDS encoding tRNA-binding protein, with product MNPLEAFETLELRVGRITRAEPNQAARKPAYKLWIDFGPLGIKTSSAQLTDLYTPETLVGRQVVCAVNLGTRKVAGFPSEVLVLGLPDQENRVVLLTPEREVPLGGKVY from the coding sequence ATGAACCCCCTAGAAGCCTTTGAAACCCTCGAGCTGCGGGTCGGGCGGATCACCCGGGCCGAGCCCAACCAGGCGGCCCGCAAACCCGCCTACAAACTTTGGATAGACTTTGGACCGCTGGGCATCAAGACTAGCAGCGCCCAGCTCACCGACCTCTACACTCCCGAAACCTTGGTAGGCCGACAGGTGGTCTGCGCGGTTAATCTGGGGACACGCAAGGTCGCCGGATTCCCCAGTGAGGTGCTGGTGCTGGGCCTGCCGGACCAGGAGAACCGGGTGGTGCTGCTGACCCCCGAGCGCGAAGTGCCACTGGGGGGTAAGGTCTACTAA
- a CDS encoding Rad52/Rad22 family DNA repair protein has protein sequence MNDWSKLSEPFPASEVQWRVEALSKDKRRAMVVPYVDARSVLDRLDEVVGPEGWQDHYEVLVEKEGNYAVKCRLTLLEVSKEDVGEGDSLKAAFSDALKRAAVKFGVGRYLYRLEKQWVDHDPATGHFEVPRLEPGHPENLPELHPSAVLEELPEAKPLGESEAETPPAKPEPQELIHRLIDRLKELGMGKEVARIVMKYQGYGSSPEETKRLYGELRALLKGKS, from the coding sequence GTGAACGACTGGAGCAAGCTTAGCGAGCCTTTTCCGGCCAGCGAGGTGCAGTGGCGGGTGGAAGCTTTGTCGAAGGACAAGCGCCGGGCCATGGTAGTGCCCTATGTAGATGCTCGTAGCGTACTCGACCGGCTCGACGAGGTCGTAGGACCGGAAGGTTGGCAGGATCACTACGAGGTGTTGGTGGAGAAAGAGGGGAACTATGCGGTCAAATGCCGCCTTACCTTGCTCGAGGTGAGCAAAGAAGATGTGGGCGAGGGCGATAGTCTCAAGGCAGCTTTCTCCGATGCCTTGAAGCGTGCGGCGGTGAAGTTCGGGGTAGGGCGGTATCTGTACCGGCTGGAGAAACAGTGGGTGGACCACGATCCTGCAACAGGGCACTTTGAGGTTCCTCGGCTCGAGCCCGGACACCCTGAGAACCTCCCTGAACTCCATCCCTCCGCTGTGCTGGAAGAACTCCCCGAGGCCAAGCCTCTGGGTGAAAGTGAGGCTGAAACACCGCCGGCCAAGCCTGAGCCCCAAGAGCTTATCCACCGGCTCATCGACCGTCTCAAGGAGCTAGGGATGGGCAAAGAGGTAGCCCGCATCGTGATGAAGTACCAGGGCTATGGATCCTCCCCGGAGGAGACCAAGCGGCTTTATGGCGAGCTGCGCGCACTTCTGAAAGGAAAATCGTGA
- a CDS encoding metallophosphoesterase — protein MIKVIAIGDLHAEFPKLWRALKASYAADEQLMPTRPVREGDYRVILMGDLMHPKTLAEYRKLTGLEDYDPSNSQHLRLAAKAQIRELYRIKRYQEAAPDQVSILMGNHDHAVLTGSYVLGNKYLEHHEFHPEYGGLELPEDLKAWLEGFPHEVNIFGVNFAHVGPVPWLQSYDDMFYNSREPKEWWFTNPDYVTRMGYRFGVYGHTAMKDGILVKDQLALIDALDRDQYLEMLLDEDLLEWRISEVPQPGSLA, from the coding sequence GTGATCAAGGTCATCGCCATCGGCGATTTGCACGCCGAGTTCCCTAAGCTGTGGCGAGCCTTAAAGGCCTCCTACGCTGCCGATGAGCAACTCATGCCTACCCGTCCGGTCCGCGAAGGCGATTACCGGGTCATTCTCATGGGCGATCTGATGCATCCTAAAACCTTGGCCGAGTACCGCAAGCTCACCGGCCTGGAGGACTACGATCCCAGCAACTCCCAACACCTGCGCCTGGCCGCCAAAGCCCAGATCCGCGAGCTTTACCGCATCAAGCGCTACCAAGAGGCTGCTCCTGACCAGGTTAGCATTTTGATGGGCAATCACGATCACGCCGTGCTCACCGGCAGCTACGTACTGGGGAACAAGTACCTTGAGCACCACGAATTTCACCCCGAGTACGGCGGCCTGGAGCTTCCTGAAGACCTCAAAGCCTGGCTCGAGGGCTTCCCCCACGAGGTCAATATCTTCGGGGTCAATTTCGCCCACGTGGGGCCGGTTCCCTGGCTGCAAAGCTACGACGATATGTTCTACAACAGCCGCGAGCCTAAAGAGTGGTGGTTTACCAACCCCGACTACGTGACCCGCATGGGCTACCGCTTTGGGGTCTACGGACATACAGCGATGAAGGACGGTATCTTGGTCAAAGACCAGCTAGCCCTCATCGATGCCCTCGACCGCGATCAATACTTGGAGATGCTGCTGGATGAGGATCTGCTCGAGTGGCGCATCTCGGAGGTTCCGCAGCCGGGGAGTTTGGCCTAA
- a CDS encoding CarD family transcriptional regulator gives MFAIGEAVVYPAHGAGRIVGLDERSVLGEKRIYYVLELLGQAHTVMVPVGVAQACLRPPLAGAAVERLLDELKTEVKLPTIWMQRHREEEKILASGDPYQVAALAGTLFRYQRGKTLSLSERGVFEKALAMLASELALIWGVSLDEAKARVLARLEDQEVVLA, from the coding sequence ATGTTTGCTATCGGTGAAGCAGTGGTTTACCCCGCGCACGGCGCGGGGCGAATTGTCGGGCTGGACGAGCGCAGCGTGCTCGGCGAGAAGAGAATCTACTATGTCCTCGAGCTATTGGGCCAGGCCCACACCGTGATGGTCCCGGTGGGAGTAGCCCAGGCCTGCTTGCGTCCGCCCCTTGCGGGAGCGGCAGTCGAGCGCCTTCTGGATGAACTCAAGACCGAGGTGAAGCTGCCCACGATCTGGATGCAGCGCCACCGTGAGGAAGAAAAGATTCTGGCCTCGGGTGATCCCTACCAGGTAGCCGCGCTGGCGGGCACGCTATTCCGCTACCAGCGGGGCAAAACCCTCTCGCTTTCCGAGCGCGGGGTGTTCGAGAAAGCTCTAGCGATGCTGGCTTCAGAACTGGCCCTGATCTGGGGCGTGAGCCTGGATGAGGCTAAAGCCCGGGTGCTGGCCCGTTTAGAAGACCAAGAAGTGGTGCTGGCCTAG
- the rsmA gene encoding 16S rRNA (adenine(1518)-N(6)/adenine(1519)-N(6))-dimethyltransferase RsmA, producing MALISNWQDLTSSRAVRELLERYGLRADKRFGQNFLVEAGYLQRIVAAVGFKPGERVYEVGPGLGTLTRALAEAGAKVTAVEMDRRLEPVHAETLAHLPVEVIWGDALEFDWRSIPPGSLFAGNLPYNIATPLITKLLLSRRFRCIVVLVQKEVALRMVAAPGTPEYGVLSLRIQHHSQARRLFDLPPGVFLPPPKVTSSLVRLEPNANPDDPELFRLIEAAFAQRRKTLSNALKAAEYPPQAVTAALVQMGLPPQIRGEALSLEQFRTLHSLLPR from the coding sequence ATGGCCCTCATTTCGAACTGGCAAGACCTCACCTCGTCCCGCGCGGTACGGGAACTGCTCGAGCGTTACGGGCTGCGCGCAGATAAGCGCTTCGGACAAAATTTTTTGGTCGAGGCGGGATATCTGCAGCGGATCGTAGCAGCGGTAGGGTTCAAGCCTGGCGAGCGGGTCTACGAGGTAGGGCCCGGCCTGGGCACGCTGACCCGAGCCTTGGCCGAAGCGGGCGCGAAAGTTACCGCCGTGGAAATGGACCGCCGCCTCGAACCGGTTCACGCGGAGACCTTGGCCCATCTACCGGTGGAGGTGATCTGGGGCGATGCGCTCGAGTTTGACTGGAGATCGATCCCTCCGGGAAGCCTCTTTGCCGGTAATCTACCCTACAACATCGCCACGCCGCTCATCACAAAGCTGCTGCTCTCGAGGCGCTTCCGCTGCATCGTGGTGCTGGTGCAAAAAGAGGTGGCCTTGCGGATGGTGGCGGCTCCCGGTACGCCCGAGTATGGAGTGTTGAGCCTGCGGATACAGCACCACAGCCAAGCTAGGCGGCTTTTCGACCTGCCGCCGGGGGTCTTCCTCCCCCCGCCTAAGGTCACTAGTTCGCTGGTCCGGCTCGAGCCTAACGCCAACCCCGATGATCCGGAGCTCTTCCGGCTGATTGAGGCGGCCTTTGCCCAGCGGCGCAAAACCCTCTCCAACGCGCTCAAAGCCGCAGAATACCCGCCCCAGGCGGTCACCGCGGCCCTGGTACAGATGGGCTTGCCACCCCAGATACGCGGCGAGGCTCTGTCCTTGGAACAGTTTCGGACACTGCATTCATTACTGCCCCGGTAG
- a CDS encoding carbohydrate kinase family protein encodes MRCFVLGDISVDLIYFLEHIPEPGEEVEAKRALMKPGGAGATLAAQLASLGHKVYLAGRVGQDPFREVALSEVSKAGVDLRYLQEDPTNTTSSVLILLIPGGERSMVSAGGASRYLDAAEFKPRSLDQVDVVVMSAYALVGGPQREYAVKVLDAAKKRGLPIFVDMGTGAVRAVGREILEYVRGVPYLLMNQQELLDLTGASTITEGIAELHTYGLDTVIVKVGPLGSIVVTPNQQELVEPFPMEDIVDTTGSGDAYTAAFAHAVMDGRDLLTAARLGNWAGALAATAVGAQGRLITPKDLLQAK; translated from the coding sequence ATGCGTTGTTTCGTTCTGGGCGATATATCAGTTGACCTCATCTATTTCCTCGAGCACATCCCCGAACCGGGCGAGGAGGTGGAAGCCAAGCGGGCTCTGATGAAGCCGGGGGGGGCTGGGGCTACCCTGGCCGCCCAGCTCGCCAGCCTGGGGCATAAGGTCTATCTGGCTGGTCGGGTTGGCCAAGATCCCTTCCGTGAGGTAGCCCTTAGCGAGGTAAGCAAAGCTGGAGTAGACCTCCGGTATCTCCAAGAAGATCCGACCAATACCACCTCGAGCGTCCTGATTCTATTGATCCCCGGTGGGGAGCGCTCGATGGTCAGCGCGGGTGGGGCCAGCCGCTACTTGGATGCCGCCGAATTCAAACCGCGCAGCCTGGATCAAGTAGATGTGGTGGTAATGTCGGCCTATGCCTTGGTGGGCGGCCCCCAGCGCGAGTACGCGGTAAAGGTGCTGGACGCGGCCAAAAAGCGTGGGTTGCCGATCTTTGTGGATATGGGCACCGGGGCGGTGCGGGCGGTGGGGCGGGAGATCCTCGAGTATGTGCGGGGGGTCCCCTACTTGCTGATGAACCAGCAGGAACTTCTCGATCTCACCGGGGCCAGTACCATTACTGAGGGCATCGCTGAGCTGCATACTTACGGCCTCGACACCGTGATCGTGAAGGTGGGGCCGCTGGGCTCGATTGTGGTCACCCCTAACCAGCAGGAATTGGTGGAACCCTTCCCGATGGAGGACATCGTGGATACCACCGGCTCGGGCGACGCCTATACCGCCGCCTTTGCCCACGCGGTGATGGACGGACGTGACCTCCTCACCGCAGCACGGCTGGGCAACTGGGCCGGGGCACTCGCGGCGACCGCAGTGGGGGCCCAAGGCCGGTTGATCACACCAAAAGACTTGCTCCAGGCCAAATGA
- the hisH gene encoding imidazole glycerol phosphate synthase subunit HisH, whose protein sequence is MRTLLIDYGSGNLRSAAKALEASGLEVQVSADPKGVAKADLLVLPGQGHFGQVMASFLASGFEEGVRGHITVGKPFLGICVGMQILYEASEEAPQIQGLGLIPGTVRRFRAKHVPQMGWNTVHFAPGAFEILSGRYFYYANSYYGPLVEGSAGVSEYEGTEFTAVYAKDNVVAPQFHPEKSGQTGQAFLKALRRYFNG, encoded by the coding sequence ATGCGCACACTGCTGATCGATTACGGCTCGGGGAACCTGCGGAGTGCGGCCAAGGCCTTGGAAGCGAGCGGGCTCGAGGTGCAAGTCTCTGCCGACCCCAAAGGTGTGGCCAAGGCGGACTTGCTGGTACTCCCCGGCCAGGGACACTTCGGACAGGTGATGGCTTCGTTCTTGGCCTCGGGTTTCGAGGAAGGGGTGCGGGGCCATATTACGGTGGGCAAGCCTTTTCTAGGCATCTGCGTGGGAATGCAAATCCTCTACGAAGCCTCAGAGGAAGCCCCCCAGATCCAGGGGCTGGGCCTGATCCCCGGCACGGTGCGCCGTTTCCGGGCTAAGCATGTGCCCCAGATGGGCTGGAACACGGTGCACTTCGCCCCCGGGGCCTTCGAGATCCTAAGCGGGCGCTATTTCTACTATGCCAACTCCTATTACGGACCGTTGGTGGAGGGCTCGGCTGGGGTTAGCGAGTATGAGGGAACTGAGTTCACTGCCGTATACGCCAAAGACAACGTAGTGGCTCCCCAGTTTCACCCGGAGAAAAGCGGGCAGACCGGGCAGGCTTTTTTGAAAGCTCTGCGCCGCTACTTTAACGGCTAG
- the hisB gene encoding imidazoleglycerol-phosphate dehydratase HisB gives MRKASVERNTAETHIRLTLGLDGPIGGPIATGLGFLDHLLTAFQRHGRFFLEVEAQGDLAVDVHHLVEDVGITLGMALGQALGDLKGIERYGEATVPMDETLVQAVLDLSGRPLLVFPVEELPIAGSAGGVSAYHLREFLRGLANHARMTLHVRLLAGREAHHVMEAAVKALARALYAATRHTREDLPSTKDTL, from the coding sequence ATGCGTAAAGCCAGCGTCGAGCGCAACACCGCCGAGACCCACATCCGCCTCACCTTGGGTCTGGACGGGCCGATCGGGGGGCCAATCGCCACCGGGCTGGGCTTCCTCGACCACCTCCTTACCGCCTTCCAGCGGCACGGACGGTTTTTTCTCGAGGTCGAGGCCCAGGGAGATCTCGCCGTGGACGTTCACCATCTGGTCGAGGACGTGGGCATCACCCTGGGAATGGCCCTAGGGCAGGCCTTGGGCGATCTCAAGGGAATCGAGCGTTACGGCGAGGCCACCGTGCCGATGGACGAGACCTTGGTGCAGGCCGTCCTCGACCTGTCGGGGCGGCCCTTGTTGGTGTTTCCGGTGGAGGAACTCCCTATTGCGGGCAGCGCGGGCGGGGTCAGCGCCTACCACCTGCGGGAGTTCTTGCGCGGGCTGGCTAACCATGCCAGGATGACCCTCCACGTGCGGCTTTTGGCAGGCCGGGAGGCCCACCACGTAATGGAGGCGGCAGTGAAAGCACTGGCTCGAGCCCTCTACGCCGCCACCCGCCATACCCGGGAGGATCTGCCCAGTACCAAAGACACCCTCTGA
- the hisC gene encoding histidinol-phosphate transaminase, whose amino-acid sequence MNGFKPHLLSLPHYPYRKVEAPIKLDQNESAHDLPPHLKERALERLAALPWNRYPSLHAEEVREALARHTGWAPEGVVVSPGSNLLIQSLAQAATRVLDTAPTFPHYAISAKLAGTPYRAIPLQAGFRLPLAELLEAMSGEPGVFFLPNPHAPTGTLFPEAEIRALTERAGETGWLLVIDEAYQQFSGLDFRDLAQQHPHLALLRTFSKAWGLGGIRAGYLLASPTVAGVIQNLLPPFGLPAHTAAILLTVLEDSSYIQERVREVQAERERLYRALRQHPTWQVYPSHTNFLLVRTPDAAQAYRSLLERGILVRRQDHYPGLEGCVRISVGTPSENDRLLQAVFEIAGVGYA is encoded by the coding sequence GTGAATGGCTTCAAGCCCCACCTGCTTTCGCTGCCCCACTACCCCTACCGTAAGGTCGAGGCCCCCATCAAACTCGACCAGAATGAATCGGCCCACGACCTGCCGCCGCACCTCAAAGAGCGGGCGCTCGAGCGCCTGGCCGCCCTCCCCTGGAACCGCTACCCCTCCCTCCACGCCGAGGAGGTGCGCGAGGCCCTGGCCCGCCACACGGGCTGGGCTCCCGAGGGAGTAGTGGTAAGCCCCGGCTCAAATCTCCTCATCCAGAGCCTGGCCCAAGCGGCCACCCGAGTCCTCGATACCGCACCTACCTTCCCGCACTACGCTATCTCGGCCAAGCTGGCCGGTACTCCCTACCGGGCGATTCCCTTACAGGCGGGCTTTCGCTTGCCGCTAGCGGAACTTCTGGAGGCCATGTCGGGCGAACCCGGCGTGTTCTTCCTACCCAACCCCCACGCCCCCACCGGGACCCTCTTCCCCGAAGCCGAAATCCGGGCCCTGACCGAGCGAGCGGGGGAAACCGGCTGGCTGTTGGTGATCGACGAGGCCTACCAGCAGTTTTCCGGCCTCGACTTCCGCGACCTGGCTCAGCAGCACCCCCACCTAGCCCTTCTGCGCACCTTCTCCAAAGCCTGGGGATTGGGCGGAATCCGGGCCGGGTATCTGCTCGCAAGCCCCACCGTGGCGGGCGTGATCCAGAACCTCTTGCCGCCGTTCGGCCTGCCCGCCCACACCGCTGCGATTTTGCTTACCGTCCTGGAAGACTCCAGCTACATCCAAGAGCGGGTGCGGGAGGTGCAGGCGGAGCGCGAACGGCTATACCGCGCTTTGAGGCAGCACCCCACCTGGCAGGTTTACCCGAGCCACACCAACTTTTTGCTGGTGCGCACCCCCGACGCCGCCCAAGCTTACCGTTCCCTCCTCGAGCGCGGCATCTTGGTGCGGCGGCAAGACCACTACCCTGGGCTCGAGGGGTGTGTGCGCATCTCGGTGGGAACACCCAGCGAAAACGATCGCCTTCTCCAAGCGGTTTTCGAAATAGCCGGGGTGGGCTATGCGTAA
- a CDS encoding DUF4384 domain-containing protein, translating to MKLYRILLSLAFVTALTGCLPRVSPLLGTTPVVTDFRPDRGIGGTYKLDEAISFSFTLTQPGYVTLIAIDPDLTVYEIGRRGVQYPAGSHTFPPPGADFRLEASPPLGLQRVRLIFTDTPAPAVRFRGRMNGGELERTTRSYLEASGAKVRDVVETTLRVVNP from the coding sequence ATGAAGCTTTACCGGATTCTCCTATCGCTGGCCTTTGTGACGGCCCTGACCGGATGTCTGCCCAGGGTCAGTCCGCTCCTGGGCACCACCCCGGTAGTCACCGACTTCCGCCCCGACCGCGGAATCGGCGGCACCTATAAGCTCGACGAGGCGATAAGCTTTAGCTTCACCCTGACCCAGCCTGGCTACGTCACCCTGATCGCCATTGACCCCGACCTCACCGTCTACGAGATCGGGCGGCGCGGGGTGCAATACCCGGCGGGTAGCCATACCTTCCCCCCTCCCGGCGCTGACTTCCGCCTCGAGGCCAGCCCCCCGCTGGGCCTCCAGCGGGTGCGGCTCATTTTTACCGATACCCCGGCCCCTGCGGTGCGCTTTCGGGGCCGCATGAACGGCGGCGAGCTCGAGCGCACCACCCGGTCCTACCTCGAGGCTTCCGGGGCTAAGGTGCGGGATGTGGTGGAGACCACGCTGCGGGTGGTGAACCCGTGA